A region from the Flavobacteriales bacterium genome encodes:
- a CDS encoding DUF493 family protein gives MLNDETKDRLRQRLNEVHEWPSVYMFKFIFEPDQSRLDAVTVLFPAEVEMLRKYSAGGKYLSLTVREVMMSADEVVARYEKAALIEGVIVL, from the coding sequence ATGCTGAACGACGAGACCAAGGACCGCCTGCGCCAGCGGCTCAACGAGGTGCATGAGTGGCCTTCGGTCTATATGTTCAAGTTCATCTTCGAACCGGACCAGTCCCGGCTGGATGCTGTGACGGTCCTCTTTCCGGCCGAGGTGGAGATGCTGAGGAAGTACAGCGCGGGTGGCAAATACCTGAGCCTTACCGTGCGTGAGGTGATGATGAGCGCCGATGAGGTGGTTGCTCGATATGAGAAGGCGGCCCTCATCGAAGGCGTTATCGTTCTCTGA
- a CDS encoding IS1595 family transposase, producing the protein MATTKLTGFKSLQDLHDFFPTEQSCIDYLASIRWPGGKVTCPYCGSEKVYTLKGKTKRWKCAASSKKGAVKCNRLFSVRINTPFEDSNLPLKTWYVALFLATNTSKGVSSANLAKLVNITQANAWHLIHRCREMMREDAPQLIVNDTEVDECYIGGRGKNRPRSKRDNARGRSMKHKTPVFGMLERGGRVVAKVVIDTKARTIQPIMRQHIAIGTTVHTDEYLAYKGVEKTFRHLVVKHGKGEYVTYHPTGEYSSTNGMEGYWSLLKKGLNAVYHSVSPFHLQQYVNEYSARYNQRKQSNQERFDNALKQADGRTMPYNKLVAKK; encoded by the coding sequence ATGGCGACCACGAAACTAACCGGCTTCAAGTCCCTCCAAGACCTGCACGATTTCTTCCCCACGGAACAGTCCTGCATCGACTACTTGGCCAGCATCCGGTGGCCCGGCGGGAAGGTGACGTGCCCCTACTGCGGATCGGAGAAGGTCTATACCCTAAAAGGCAAGACTAAGCGTTGGAAGTGCGCCGCCAGTTCGAAGAAGGGAGCGGTGAAGTGCAACAGGCTGTTCTCCGTCCGCATCAACACACCCTTTGAAGACAGCAACCTCCCCCTGAAAACTTGGTACGTGGCTCTGTTCCTTGCCACCAACACATCCAAGGGGGTATCGAGCGCGAACTTGGCGAAGCTGGTGAACATCACACAAGCCAACGCTTGGCATTTGATACACCGCTGCCGAGAAATGATGAGGGAGGACGCCCCTCAATTGATAGTCAATGACACCGAGGTGGATGAATGCTACATCGGTGGCCGTGGGAAGAATAGGCCTAGGAGCAAGCGGGACAATGCCCGTGGTCGTTCGATGAAACACAAGACCCCGGTGTTCGGCATGCTCGAACGTGGCGGTCGTGTGGTGGCCAAGGTGGTGATAGACACGAAGGCTCGCACCATCCAACCTATCATGCGCCAACACATCGCCATAGGAACTACTGTTCACACCGATGAATACCTTGCTTACAAGGGTGTCGAAAAGACATTCCGCCACTTGGTGGTGAAGCATGGAAAGGGAGAATACGTCACATACCATCCAACCGGAGAGTACTCATCAACGAACGGAATGGAAGGTTACTGGTCACTTCTGAAGAAAGGTCTAAATGCTGTGTATCACAGTGTTAGCCCATTTCACTTGCAGCAATACGTTAATGAGTATTCGGCTCGGTACAACCAACGAAAGCAAAGCAACCAAGAACGGTTCGACAATGCCTTGAAACAGGCTGATGGAAGGACGATGCCTTATAACAAGCTGGTGGCGAAAAAGTGA
- a CDS encoding RNA polymerase sigma factor — protein sequence MGLFGTDHAKLSDERLMELVVRGDEPAFGALYDRYQRRMIGYFHRMLWNDRERAQDFLQELYTKLAKNPASYDPSRPFSTWLFSVANNMCKNEYRKEEVRRAAVPHLKAEYNGVAEARSGDGVDKERFNDRLAAELDRLDPDHKATFTMRYHEDMAIKEIAVAFNISEGTVKSRLFYTLKKLAERLKEFDPRSLHEHGTPRTVRS from the coding sequence ATGGGTTTGTTCGGCACCGATCACGCGAAGCTCAGCGACGAGCGGCTCATGGAGCTGGTCGTGCGCGGTGATGAGCCCGCGTTCGGTGCGCTGTACGACCGCTACCAGCGCCGCATGATCGGCTATTTCCACCGCATGCTATGGAACGACCGGGAACGCGCTCAGGACTTCCTCCAGGAACTCTACACCAAGCTGGCGAAGAACCCGGCCAGCTACGACCCTTCGCGTCCGTTCAGTACCTGGCTCTTCAGTGTTGCGAACAACATGTGCAAGAACGAATACCGCAAAGAGGAGGTGCGCCGTGCTGCGGTACCGCACCTTAAGGCAGAGTACAACGGCGTGGCCGAAGCACGCAGCGGCGATGGTGTGGACAAGGAACGTTTCAACGATCGCCTGGCCGCCGAGCTCGACCGTTTGGACCCCGACCACAAGGCCACCTTCACCATGCGCTACCACGAGGATATGGCCATCAAGGAGATCGCCGTGGCATTCAACATCAGCGAAGGCACGGTGAAGAGCCGGCTCTTCTACACCCTGAAAAAACTTGCGGAACGATTGAAGGAATTCGACCCGCGCTCACTGCACGAACATGGAACGCCGAGAACAGTACGATCCTGA
- a CDS encoding NAD(P)/FAD-dependent oxidoreductase: MSTAVKKAYDELKFPTIVVVGGGFAGLELIKRLDGQPYKVLLLDRHNHHCFQPLLYQVATASLSADSIAHPFRRTVAPMPNVAFRMAKVTAVDPARKIVVSEQGDFHYDLLVLATGSETNFFGNTVIEREAMQLKSIGQALDIRSDFLQDFEAALYAQDETGQRRCLNFVIVGAGPTGVELAGALAEIKRTVLKREYRELESDRMQIWLVDSNERVLKNFSEKSSASALGYLQGMGVNVKFGARVTDFNGERVTFKDGTSMESNTLIWAAGVKGTLIPGLEAAVDPKANRYKVDRFNRLVGVPDVFALGDVAFMQEGKWEFGHPQVAPAAIQQAELLAANLVRKAEGGSMREFTYKDKGSMATIGRYKAVVDAFGMHIGGLFAWLAWMFVHLMALVGFRNRLQVLLGWAWKYMSWKNTIRLIIRPYVRPAHRTGG, from the coding sequence ATGTCAACAGCGGTCAAGAAAGCCTACGACGAACTCAAGTTCCCGACCATCGTCGTGGTCGGCGGTGGTTTCGCTGGACTGGAGCTGATCAAGCGGCTGGACGGACAACCATACAAGGTGCTGCTGCTCGATAGGCACAACCATCACTGCTTCCAGCCGTTGTTGTACCAAGTGGCCACTGCGAGCCTCAGCGCCGATAGCATCGCTCACCCGTTCCGCCGCACGGTGGCACCTATGCCCAACGTGGCTTTCCGCATGGCCAAGGTGACGGCTGTGGACCCCGCACGGAAGATTGTGGTCAGCGAGCAGGGAGATTTCCACTATGATCTGCTCGTGCTGGCCACGGGCAGCGAGACGAACTTCTTCGGCAACACCGTCATCGAGCGCGAAGCAATGCAGCTCAAAAGCATCGGCCAGGCGCTCGACATCCGTAGCGATTTCCTGCAGGACTTCGAGGCCGCGCTCTACGCGCAGGACGAGACCGGTCAGCGGCGCTGTCTGAACTTCGTGATCGTTGGTGCAGGGCCCACCGGTGTTGAGCTGGCCGGAGCGTTGGCCGAGATCAAACGCACGGTGCTCAAGCGTGAGTACAGGGAACTCGAGAGCGACCGCATGCAGATCTGGCTCGTGGACAGCAATGAGCGTGTCCTGAAGAACTTCTCCGAAAAGTCCAGCGCCAGCGCGCTTGGCTATCTGCAAGGCATGGGCGTGAACGTGAAGTTCGGTGCTCGGGTCACGGACTTCAACGGTGAGCGCGTAACGTTCAAGGACGGCACGAGCATGGAGAGCAACACGCTCATCTGGGCGGCCGGGGTGAAGGGTACACTGATCCCCGGACTGGAGGCCGCCGTGGACCCCAAAGCGAACCGCTACAAGGTGGACCGCTTCAACCGCCTCGTTGGTGTTCCCGATGTCTTCGCGCTCGGCGATGTAGCCTTCATGCAAGAGGGAAAGTGGGAGTTCGGTCACCCGCAGGTGGCGCCAGCGGCCATCCAGCAAGCCGAATTGCTGGCCGCCAATCTGGTGCGAAAGGCCGAGGGTGGGTCAATGCGCGAGTTCACGTACAAGGACAAGGGTAGTATGGCCACCATTGGCCGGTACAAGGCGGTGGTGGACGCGTTCGGCATGCACATCGGCGGGTTGTTCGCCTGGCTGGCGTGGATGTTCGTGCACCTGATGGCGCTCGTGGGTTTCCGGAACCGCCTGCAAGTGCTTCTGGGCTGGGCATGGAAGTACATGAGCTGGAAGAACACCATACGGCTCATCATCCGTCCGTATGTACGGCCCGCCCATCGCACGGGGGGCTGA
- the mnmE gene encoding tRNA uridine-5-carboxymethylaminomethyl(34) synthesis GTPase MnmE, translated as MLEQDTICALSTPPGTGGIAVLRLSGPDALRIARACSDLSQNIVARMAYFCRFKDAEGGIDEGLLTWFRAPSSYTGEDVVELSVHGSPYIAQRLLEALSAAGARTARPGEFTLRAFLNRKLDLSQAEAVADLIASSSRAAHKLALQQLRGGYSERIEGLRQKLIDFCALIELELDFSEEDVEFARRDDLLELLNELMGICNDLINSFRYGNAVRQGVPVAIIGAPNSGKSTLLNALLQEDRAIVSDIPGTTRDTVEETITIGGVLFRFIDTAGIRSTEDTIEKLGIERSFKKAREASIVVYLGDATVVNESAFRTQASLLREQIGSGPQLIPVLNKVDLPEARRGSAVMHISARSGEGLDELKDAFIEHVQALQESDGGLVVTNARHVEALGNARHALHDARQAMANGVSGEFLATDLRRAQHHLGEITGRITPDDILGSIFGKFCIGK; from the coding sequence ATGCTTGAACAGGACACCATCTGCGCGTTGAGCACACCACCGGGAACGGGTGGTATCGCGGTGCTGCGCCTGAGCGGCCCCGATGCCCTGCGCATTGCACGGGCGTGCTCCGACCTGTCGCAGAACATCGTGGCACGCATGGCATACTTCTGCCGCTTCAAGGATGCTGAGGGCGGTATCGATGAAGGTTTGCTCACCTGGTTCAGGGCACCCTCTTCGTACACTGGCGAAGACGTGGTGGAACTTAGCGTGCACGGCTCGCCCTACATCGCACAACGCTTGCTCGAAGCGCTCTCTGCGGCCGGTGCGCGCACGGCCCGCCCGGGCGAATTCACGCTGCGCGCCTTCCTGAACCGCAAGCTGGACCTGAGCCAGGCCGAAGCCGTCGCCGACCTCATCGCCAGCAGCAGCCGTGCCGCGCACAAGCTGGCGTTGCAACAGTTGCGCGGCGGCTACAGCGAACGGATCGAAGGCCTGCGCCAGAAGCTCATCGATTTCTGTGCGCTCATCGAGCTCGAGCTCGATTTCAGTGAGGAGGACGTTGAGTTCGCGCGTCGTGATGACCTGCTGGAACTGCTCAATGAACTGATGGGCATCTGCAACGACCTCATCAACAGCTTCCGTTATGGCAACGCAGTGAGACAGGGCGTGCCGGTGGCCATCATAGGAGCACCGAACAGCGGCAAGAGCACCTTGCTCAATGCATTGCTGCAGGAAGACCGGGCCATCGTGAGCGACATCCCCGGCACCACGCGCGACACGGTTGAGGAAACCATCACCATCGGTGGCGTGCTCTTCCGGTTCATCGACACGGCGGGCATCCGCAGCACGGAAGATACCATCGAGAAGCTCGGTATCGAGCGGAGCTTCAAGAAGGCACGTGAAGCGAGCATCGTGGTATACCTGGGCGATGCCACTGTGGTGAACGAAAGCGCCTTCCGTACGCAGGCCTCGCTGTTGCGCGAACAGATCGGTAGCGGGCCGCAACTGATCCCGGTGCTCAACAAGGTCGATCTTCCAGAAGCCCGCAGGGGCAGCGCCGTCATGCACATCAGCGCACGGAGCGGCGAAGGATTGGATGAACTGAAGGATGCGTTCATCGAGCACGTGCAGGCGCTGCAGGAAAGCGATGGAGGTTTGGTGGTCACCAACGCCCGGCACGTGGAAGCGCTCGGGAACGCTCGTCATGCCCTGCACGATGCCCGACAGGCCATGGCCAACGGCGTGAGCGGCGAGTTCCTTGCCACCGACCTGCGCCGTGCGCAGCACCACTTGGGCGAGATCACGGGCCGCATCACACCGGACGACATCCTGGGGAGCATCTTCGGGAAATTCTGCATCGGGAAGTAG
- a CDS encoding ATP-binding protein, which translates to MDEARSPFLIGTLVSGDSFVDREWPRKKLRDNFRSGQNTVLISPRRWGKSSLIRQVALDMAREKNVRFAFLDLFHVRTEQDFIERSIEATIKALGKTMEQRMADVKEFIRGVVPEIGFGADPQTEFSLKLNLPEGRRSVLDLLDLPERMAKAKGVQLVLCIDEFQNITMLPDPLGFQKMLRASWQHHEHVCHVIYGSKRHMMMDLFNKQSMPFFRFGDTMLLDKIKREDWVPFIQKRFATAKINIALDVCDHLAERMQDHSYHVQMLGHAAWLRTHRRTCTRATVDTALQDLLNQHDALYHRLVDELTTPQLNYLRALLNGVTRFTTMDTIRRFNLGSSAHVKRMTTALENKEVLDFQGPHTEWIDPLFKIWLEERYWGGRLRMV; encoded by the coding sequence ATGGATGAAGCACGCTCCCCTTTCCTCATCGGCACGCTCGTTTCCGGCGACAGTTTCGTTGATCGCGAATGGCCGCGCAAGAAACTGCGCGACAACTTCCGGTCAGGACAGAACACCGTACTGATCAGCCCGCGTCGATGGGGCAAATCATCGCTCATCCGACAGGTGGCCTTGGACATGGCACGGGAGAAGAACGTCCGCTTCGCGTTCCTGGACCTGTTCCATGTGCGCACCGAACAGGATTTCATCGAGCGCAGCATCGAGGCAACGATCAAAGCGTTGGGAAAGACCATGGAACAGCGCATGGCCGACGTGAAGGAGTTCATCCGGGGCGTGGTGCCGGAGATCGGGTTCGGGGCGGACCCGCAAACCGAATTCAGCTTGAAGCTGAACCTGCCGGAAGGTCGTCGCAGCGTGCTCGACCTGCTTGACCTGCCCGAACGCATGGCCAAAGCCAAGGGGGTCCAACTGGTACTGTGCATCGACGAGTTCCAGAACATCACGATGCTACCGGACCCGCTGGGATTCCAGAAAATGCTGCGCGCTTCGTGGCAACATCACGAACATGTGTGCCATGTGATCTACGGCAGCAAGCGGCACATGATGATGGACCTCTTCAACAAGCAGAGCATGCCGTTCTTCCGGTTCGGTGACACGATGCTGCTGGACAAGATCAAACGTGAGGATTGGGTACCCTTCATACAGAAGCGCTTTGCGACGGCGAAGATCAATATCGCGTTGGACGTCTGCGACCACCTGGCCGAACGCATGCAGGACCACAGCTACCACGTGCAGATGCTCGGGCATGCCGCGTGGTTGCGCACCCACCGGCGCACGTGTACCCGCGCCACCGTGGACACCGCCTTGCAAGACCTGCTCAACCAGCACGATGCCCTCTACCACCGGTTGGTGGACGAGCTGACCACGCCCCAGCTCAACTACCTGCGCGCACTGCTCAACGGCGTCACCCGGTTCACCACCATGGACACGATCCGGCGGTTCAACCTCGGCTCCAGCGCGCACGTGAAGCGGATGACCACGGCTTTGGAGAACAAGGAAGTGCTCGACTTCCAGGGGCCGCACACCGAATGGATCGACCCGTTGTTCAAGATCTGGCTGGAAGAGCGCTATTGGGGAGGGCGGCTAAGGATGGTATGA
- a CDS encoding WbqC family protein: MSLPLLPAFYFGSVEHYRLLAQHPRVLIDIGEHYERQSYRTRTGIVGPNGRQDLSVHIVHDHGNKIRMRDVRLSYAETWPQQHLHAIRSAYGQTPWFIHYIDDIEQVLLAKHERLTDLLLATLQLGLRWLQLRTDISVSDQYVEGPEFRSDEMGLGPVDPATPLAQRLPMIDLRMSFHPKRPLPAEVTAVPPYPQVFADRHGFVPRLSLLDLVCNCGPDAAARVMA, from the coding sequence ATGAGCCTCCCACTCCTCCCCGCCTTCTACTTCGGCAGCGTGGAGCATTACCGGCTCCTTGCGCAGCACCCGCGCGTGCTCATCGACATCGGTGAGCACTACGAGCGGCAGAGCTATCGCACGCGCACCGGCATCGTGGGCCCCAACGGGCGCCAGGACCTGAGCGTGCATATCGTGCACGACCACGGCAACAAGATCCGCATGCGCGATGTGCGCTTGAGCTACGCTGAAACCTGGCCGCAGCAGCATCTGCATGCCATACGCAGTGCGTACGGGCAGACGCCGTGGTTCATCCACTACATCGATGACATTGAGCAAGTGCTTTTGGCCAAGCACGAGCGGCTCACCGACCTCTTGTTGGCCACCCTGCAACTCGGCCTTCGTTGGCTCCAACTGCGCACGGATATCAGCGTATCCGACCAGTACGTCGAGGGACCGGAATTCCGGTCGGATGAAATGGGCCTCGGCCCTGTTGATCCGGCAACACCCCTGGCCCAACGGCTGCCGATGATCGACCTCAGGATGTCCTTCCACCCGAAAAGGCCGCTGCCAGCGGAAGTCACGGCCGTACCACCGTACCCACAGGTCTTCGCCGACCGGCACGGCTTTGTGCCACGCTTGAGCCTGCTGGACCTCGTTTGCAATTGCGGCCCCGATGCGGCGGCAAGAGTGATGGCTTAG
- a CDS encoding cold shock domain-containing protein — protein sequence MSTFEKREKEKKRLQKQEEKKRKKEERKANSSGGGLENMMAYVDEFGRITNTPPDPTKKRQEIDASEIEIGVPKREDVPVAAERVGRIDFFDTSKGFGFIREDGTQERYFVHISGLLDEVGDGDKVVFELERGPKGMNAVRVKKG from the coding sequence ATGTCAACATTCGAGAAACGCGAGAAAGAGAAGAAGCGCCTGCAGAAGCAGGAAGAGAAAAAGCGCAAGAAGGAAGAGCGCAAAGCCAACTCCTCCGGTGGGGGCTTGGAGAACATGATGGCTTATGTGGACGAGTTCGGCCGCATCACCAACACGCCGCCCGACCCCACCAAAAAACGCCAGGAGATCGACGCATCGGAAATCGAGATCGGCGTACCCAAGCGAGAGGATGTTCCCGTGGCCGCTGAGCGTGTGGGCCGCATCGACTTCTTCGACACCTCAAAAGGCTTCGGCTTCATCCGCGAGGACGGCACACAGGAACGCTACTTCGTGCACATCAGTGGCCTGCTCGATGAAGTGGGCGACGGTGACAAAGTGGTCTTCGAACTGGAACGCGGGCCCAAAGGCATGAACGCGGTGCGGGTGAAGAAAGGCTGA
- a CDS encoding acetyl-CoA C-acyltransferase, protein MAREVVIVSAVRTPIGSFGGAMADVSATQLGATAVKAAVQKAGIDGALVQEAYMGSVLQANLGQAPARQAIKFAGLPDAVQCTTVNKVCASGMKATMIATQSILLGDADVVVAGGMESMSGTPYYVEKARYGQRYGNGVLVDGIVKDGLTDVYHQNAMGVSADLCATKYGITREQQDAFAIESYKRSAAAWAAGKYKDEVVPVTVKGRKGDVVVEEDEEFKNVNFEKIPGLKPVFQQGGTVTAANASTINDGAAAMVLMSADKAATLGVKPIAKVLAYADAEQAPEWFTTSPALAIPRAVEKAGLQMSDIGYFEINEAFSVVSLANMQLLKLDPAKVNVNGGAVSLGHPLGCSGARIIVTLIHVLKQNGAKYGVAGICNGGGGASAIVIEAL, encoded by the coding sequence ATGGCACGTGAAGTCGTCATCGTATCCGCGGTCCGTACCCCCATCGGCAGTTTCGGTGGCGCGATGGCCGATGTGTCCGCCACGCAATTGGGCGCCACGGCCGTGAAGGCTGCTGTGCAGAAGGCCGGCATCGACGGTGCCTTGGTGCAGGAAGCCTACATGGGCAGTGTGCTGCAGGCCAACCTGGGCCAGGCTCCCGCACGGCAGGCCATCAAGTTCGCCGGTCTGCCCGATGCGGTGCAATGCACCACGGTGAACAAGGTGTGCGCCAGCGGTATGAAAGCAACCATGATCGCCACCCAGAGCATCCTGCTCGGTGACGCCGATGTGGTTGTGGCCGGTGGTATGGAGAGCATGAGCGGCACGCCCTATTACGTGGAGAAGGCCCGCTACGGCCAGCGCTATGGGAACGGCGTGCTTGTGGATGGTATCGTGAAGGACGGTCTCACCGATGTGTACCACCAGAATGCCATGGGCGTGAGTGCGGACCTGTGCGCCACCAAATACGGCATCACCCGGGAGCAGCAGGATGCCTTTGCGATCGAGAGCTACAAGCGTAGTGCAGCGGCGTGGGCTGCGGGCAAGTACAAGGATGAAGTGGTGCCCGTGACCGTGAAAGGCCGCAAAGGCGATGTGGTGGTGGAGGAGGACGAGGAGTTCAAGAACGTGAACTTCGAGAAGATCCCTGGCCTGAAACCCGTGTTCCAACAAGGTGGAACCGTTACAGCCGCCAACGCCAGCACGATCAATGATGGTGCTGCCGCCATGGTCCTGATGAGCGCTGATAAAGCCGCGACCTTGGGAGTGAAACCCATCGCGAAAGTGCTGGCCTATGCCGATGCGGAACAGGCCCCGGAGTGGTTCACCACCTCCCCTGCCCTTGCCATACCACGCGCGGTGGAAAAGGCAGGTTTGCAGATGAGCGACATCGGCTACTTCGAGATCAACGAAGCCTTCAGCGTAGTGAGCTTGGCCAACATGCAACTGCTCAAGCTGGACCCGGCCAAGGTGAACGTGAACGGCGGTGCGGTTTCCCTCGGCCACCCGTTGGGGTGCAGTGGTGCGCGCATCATCGTTACGCTTATCCACGTGCTCAAGCAGAACGGTGCCAAGTACGGCGTTGCCGGTATCTGCAACGGCGGTGGCGGTGCCAGCGCCATCGTCATCGAGGCCCTGTGA
- a CDS encoding C40 family peptidase, producing the protein MSIVVCPLSIVPVRKDASDRSELVTQWLFGETAEVLEQTAKWSRLRFDLDGYEGWVDNKQMVAAPGALPISAKRSIEPSTSVDLGETQLLLPMGAVVEFPERDGNMIHLHGNVKHTGRTTRDLQGSTTLRAMLMTRPFLGTPYLWGGRTPWGVDCSGFTQMVYLLAGLQLPRDAYQQAEVGTTIELLDLAQPGDLAFFDNDEGRIVHVGFVLPGPDGEKFIVHASGMVRMDKLDQQGIFHLQEKRYTHKLRIVKRVTGKAES; encoded by the coding sequence GTGAGCATCGTAGTCTGTCCGCTCAGCATCGTCCCCGTCCGCAAGGATGCGAGCGACCGCTCTGAGCTCGTCACCCAATGGCTCTTCGGCGAAACGGCCGAGGTGCTGGAACAGACCGCCAAATGGAGCCGGTTGCGGTTCGATCTGGACGGTTACGAGGGCTGGGTGGACAACAAACAAATGGTGGCCGCGCCTGGGGCGCTCCCCATTTCGGCCAAGCGCAGTATTGAGCCATCCACATCGGTCGATCTCGGTGAAACCCAACTGTTGTTGCCCATGGGCGCGGTAGTTGAGTTCCCCGAGCGCGATGGGAATATGATCCACCTGCACGGCAACGTGAAGCACACTGGCAGGACAACCCGCGACCTGCAAGGCTCCACAACCCTGCGGGCCATGCTCATGACGCGGCCCTTCCTCGGCACACCATACCTCTGGGGCGGTCGCACGCCGTGGGGCGTTGATTGCAGCGGCTTCACACAGATGGTGTACCTCTTGGCCGGGCTCCAACTACCTCGTGATGCCTATCAGCAGGCCGAGGTAGGTACCACCATCGAACTGCTGGACCTGGCGCAACCCGGCGACCTGGCTTTCTTCGACAACGACGAGGGCCGCATTGTGCACGTGGGTTTCGTCCTTCCCGGACCCGATGGTGAGAAGTTCATAGTTCATGCCAGTGGAATGGTGCGCATGGACAAGCTTGACCAACAGGGCATCTTCCACTTGCAGGAGAAACGCTACACCCACAAGTTGCGGATCGTGAAGCGGGTGACCGGCAAAGCGGAGAGCTGA